From Nicotiana tabacum cultivar K326 chromosome 15, ASM71507v2, whole genome shotgun sequence, the proteins below share one genomic window:
- the LOC107830305 gene encoding uncharacterized protein LOC107830305 isoform X1 has protein sequence MQCARRATTFMAHSSSEQKLCSVRFVLVVLGLCLVLYIVRPPRLWHSSTLLASCPPCSCDCSQDSILSLPLDVFNNSLEDCGKDDPDMNDEMKKDIISLLSEEINLHKNVTDDNLEHTNALIMSAKRASSHYQKETEKCNMGMEACEGAREMAEAALIEERKLSALWEIRAIELGWKDK, from the exons ATGCAATGTGCCAG GAGAGCAACTACATTTATGGCTCACTCATCATCAGAGCAGAAGCTGTGTAGTGTGAGATTTGTATTGGTTGTGTTGGGTTTGTGTTTGGTTCTTTACATTGTGAGACCACCAAGGCTGTGGCACAGCTCTACTCTTTTGGCTTCATGTCCTCCTTGTTCTTGTGATTGCTCTCAGGATTCCATCCTCTCTCTGCCTTTAG ATGTCTTCAACAATTCATTGGAAG ACTGTGGTAAAGATGATCCTGATATGAATGACGAGATGAAAAAGGACATTATTAGTCTATTGTCAGAGGAAATTAACTTGCACAAAAATGTCACTGATGACAATCTGGAACACACCAATGCTCTAATTATGAGTGCCAAGAGAGCATCTTCACATTACCAAAAAGAGACGGAGAAGTGCAACATGGGGATGGAAGCATGCGAGGGTGCTAGGGAAATGGCTGAAGCTGCATTGATAGAAGAGCGCAAGCTCTCGGCATTGTGGGAGATAAGAGCCATTGAGCTGGGATGGAAAGACAAGTGA
- the LOC107830305 gene encoding uncharacterized protein LOC107830305 isoform X2, which translates to MRATTFMAHSSSEQKLCSVRFVLVVLGLCLVLYIVRPPRLWHSSTLLASCPPCSCDCSQDSILSLPLDVFNNSLEDCGKDDPDMNDEMKKDIISLLSEEINLHKNVTDDNLEHTNALIMSAKRASSHYQKETEKCNMGMEACEGAREMAEAALIEERKLSALWEIRAIELGWKDK; encoded by the exons AT GAGAGCAACTACATTTATGGCTCACTCATCATCAGAGCAGAAGCTGTGTAGTGTGAGATTTGTATTGGTTGTGTTGGGTTTGTGTTTGGTTCTTTACATTGTGAGACCACCAAGGCTGTGGCACAGCTCTACTCTTTTGGCTTCATGTCCTCCTTGTTCTTGTGATTGCTCTCAGGATTCCATCCTCTCTCTGCCTTTAG ATGTCTTCAACAATTCATTGGAAG ACTGTGGTAAAGATGATCCTGATATGAATGACGAGATGAAAAAGGACATTATTAGTCTATTGTCAGAGGAAATTAACTTGCACAAAAATGTCACTGATGACAATCTGGAACACACCAATGCTCTAATTATGAGTGCCAAGAGAGCATCTTCACATTACCAAAAAGAGACGGAGAAGTGCAACATGGGGATGGAAGCATGCGAGGGTGCTAGGGAAATGGCTGAAGCTGCATTGATAGAAGAGCGCAAGCTCTCGGCATTGTGGGAGATAAGAGCCATTGAGCTGGGATGGAAAGACAAGTGA
- the LOC107830305 gene encoding uncharacterized protein LOC107830305 isoform X3: MAHSSSEQKLCSVRFVLVVLGLCLVLYIVRPPRLWHSSTLLASCPPCSCDCSQDSILSLPLDVFNNSLEDCGKDDPDMNDEMKKDIISLLSEEINLHKNVTDDNLEHTNALIMSAKRASSHYQKETEKCNMGMEACEGAREMAEAALIEERKLSALWEIRAIELGWKDK; encoded by the exons ATGGCTCACTCATCATCAGAGCAGAAGCTGTGTAGTGTGAGATTTGTATTGGTTGTGTTGGGTTTGTGTTTGGTTCTTTACATTGTGAGACCACCAAGGCTGTGGCACAGCTCTACTCTTTTGGCTTCATGTCCTCCTTGTTCTTGTGATTGCTCTCAGGATTCCATCCTCTCTCTGCCTTTAG ATGTCTTCAACAATTCATTGGAAG ACTGTGGTAAAGATGATCCTGATATGAATGACGAGATGAAAAAGGACATTATTAGTCTATTGTCAGAGGAAATTAACTTGCACAAAAATGTCACTGATGACAATCTGGAACACACCAATGCTCTAATTATGAGTGCCAAGAGAGCATCTTCACATTACCAAAAAGAGACGGAGAAGTGCAACATGGGGATGGAAGCATGCGAGGGTGCTAGGGAAATGGCTGAAGCTGCATTGATAGAAGAGCGCAAGCTCTCGGCATTGTGGGAGATAAGAGCCATTGAGCTGGGATGGAAAGACAAGTGA
- the LOC142169611 gene encoding secreted RxLR effector protein 161-like has translation MVRRYQSNPGGDHWKAVKRIFRHLKGTEDYSLCYSGNDLYLKGYTCVDWAGDRNDRKSTSSYAFLLNSGAISWKSKKQNCTTLSTMEYEFLACVSVVQEAVWLKRFFDNLDITKNSQGPMTLY, from the coding sequence ATGGTTAGAAGGTATCAATCCAATCCTGGAGGAGATCATTGGAAAGCTGTGAAGAGAATTTTCAGACACCTGAAGGGAACTGAAGATTATTCACTATGTTATAGTGGAAATGATTTATACCTGAAAGGATATACATGTGTTGATTGGGCTGGTGACCGTAATGATAGAAAATCAACATCAAGTTATGCATTCTTACTTAATAGTGGTGCTATTTCATGGAAAAGTAAGAAGCAAAATTGTACAACCCTTTCGACGATGGAATATGAGTTCCTGGCTTGTGTGTCTGTAGTACAAGAAGCTGTTTGGTTGAAGAGATTCTTTGACAATTTGGATATTACAAAGAACTCCCAGGGTCCCATGACTCTATATTGA